A window of Mixophyes fleayi isolate aMixFle1 chromosome 10, aMixFle1.hap1, whole genome shotgun sequence contains these coding sequences:
- the CCND1 gene encoding G1/S-specific cyclin-D1, whose amino-acid sequence MFKLCLAPAPLSLIPSFISSDNITVLRGSGRHTHRAPAGKEHTKPDPEMELMCCEVDTIRRAHLDRNLLTERVLQTMLKAEENCCPSVSYFKCVQKEIMPYMRKIVATWMLEVCEEQKCEEEVFPLAMNYLDRFLSVEKIKKNRLQLLGATCMFLASKMKETIPLTAEKLCIYTDNSIRPEELLIMELFILNKLKWDMASVTPHDFIEHFLNKIELTEDTKQIIRKHAQTFVALCATDVKFISNPPSMIAAGSVAAAIQGLNLDNTGSVLSPQSLTHFLSQVIKCDPDCLRACQEQIELLLVSSLRHATQQLNISDTKSVGDETDISCTPTDVRDVNI is encoded by the exons ATGTTTAAGCTGTGCCTGGCCCCGGCTCCTCTTTCTCTCATTCCCTCTTTCATCTCCTCTGACAACATCACTGTGCTCCGGGGCtcggggagacacacacacagggctcCTGCAGGGAAGGAGCACACAAAGCCGGACCCAGAGATGGAGCTGATGTGCTGCGAGGTGGACACCATCAGGAGAGCCCATCTGGACAGGAACCTGCTGACCGAGCGGGTGCTGCAGACCATGCTGAAGGCGGAGGAGAACTGCTGCCCGTCCGTCAGCTACTTCAAGTGTGTGCAGAAGGAGATCATGCCCTACATGCGGAAGATCGTGGCCACATGGATGCTGGAG GTCTGCGAGGAACAGAAGTGCGAAGAGGAAGTTTTCCCACTTGCTATGAACTATTTGGATAGATTTCTGTCCGTGGAAAAAATCAAGAAAAACAGATTGCAACTCCTGGGGGCAACGTGCATGTTCCTGGCATCCAAAATGAAGGAGACCATCCCTTTAACTGCAGAAAAACTTTGTATTTACACAGATAATTCCATCAGACCAGAGGAGTTACTG ATCATGGAGCTGTTCATTCTGAACAAGTTGAAGTGGGACATGGCTTCAGTCACCCCTCACGACTTTATTGAACATTTTCTTAACAAAATAGAACTGACCGAGGACACCAAGCAGATCATCCGCAAACACGCCCAGACTTTTGTGGCTCTCTGCGCGACAG ATGTAAAGTTTATATCGAACCCCCCATCAATGATCGCAGCTGGAAGCGTAGCAGCCGCCATACAAGGTCTAAATTTGGATAACACGGGCAGCGTCCTTTCCCCCCAAAGCCTCACTCACTTTTTATCACAAGTCATCAAATGTGACCCG GACTGTTTACGGGCCTGCCAAGAACAGATTGAGTTGCTTCTAGTGTCCAGTTTACGCCACGCAACCCAACAGCTCAATATCTCTGACACAAAGTCCGTGGGGGATGAAACTGACATTTCCTGCACCCCAACCGACGTCAGGGATGTGAACATCTAA